One Melitaea cinxia chromosome 20, ilMelCinx1.1, whole genome shotgun sequence DNA segment encodes these proteins:
- the LOC123663632 gene encoding methyl-CpG-binding domain protein 4-like: MSQESACISRFFNGEQEDKLSSDKSVSSNTSLPTSQDLSETSIDSISDLSLSQLTIEEAEPLLIPSFYNLTPRLLPQSPHYVIEEEFSSNPWALLIATIFLTKTSGKMARPYMKSFFEEYPTPYHVLNHPPATFERFFETLGLKKRGHMIWKLSYQFVSAKWRRASDLCGIGKYGEDAYRIFCLGHTDLDPEDRYLKLYLDWLRRHTEFMEDNSVTDSEYVIEDPVLNYYRITLRNCV, encoded by the coding sequence ATGTCTCAAGAATCAGCATGTATCAGCAGATTCTTTAACGGCGAACAAGAAGATAAACTTAGTTCAGATAAATCAGTATCATCGAACACATCGCTACCAACTTCCCAAGACCTTAGTGAAACTTCCATCGattcaatatcagatttaagTCTATCACAACTAACGATAGAAGAAGCAGAACCCTTACTAATTCCATCATTTTACAACCTCACACCACGTTTGTTACCTCAGTCCCCTCACTATGTCATTGAAGAAGAATTTTCATCCAACCCATGGGCATTATTGATAGCAACGATTTTTTTAACCAAAACATCGGGCAAAATGGCCAGACCTTACATGAAAAGCTTTTTCGAAGAGTATCCCACTCCTTATCACGTGTTAAATCATCCGCCGGCAACATTTGAGAGATTTTTCGAGACACTCGGGCTGAAGAAGAGAGGTCACATGATTTGGAAACTGAGTTATCAGTTTGTTTCAGCTAAATGGCGTCGTGCAAGCGATCTCTGTGGGATCGGAAAGTACGGCGAAGACGCTTATAGGATATTTTGCTTGGGTCACACGGATTTAGACCCTGAAGATAGATATTTAAAGTTGTATTTAGATTGGCTGAGAAGACACACAGAGTTTATGGAAGACAATAGCGTGACGGATAGCGAATACGTAATCGAAGATCCGGTTTTGAACTATTATAGAATTACTTTGCGAAATTGTGTTTAG